The Arachis ipaensis cultivar K30076 chromosome B05, Araip1.1, whole genome shotgun sequence nucleotide sequence ATATACTTTTATGTTCTAAAAAATATTCTGTAATATGTAAAAAATATTCTGAcgcttaaattaatttattagtattttgtcaaagattttttaaaaataaaattcaagatATATTTTGTAtagtttagtaaaataatttatgagtataaaaaaaattatgagttattttattttttattaaattatagcATTAAAATGATTATTTTATTCAAAGTATATCTTAAATTTAACCGAATTATAACAGCCAACGATAAGAAGTGAATTAAAAGATGTGCAGCAGCTAGCCAGCATATGCAGGGCAGGAGCACATGATTATTTGCTAATTTCATTAGAGTCAGTGTTGCAAATAATAGCCAGGGATGTTGGGTCGTTAATAAGGACATAGCTGGTAGTTTTAAATCTAATTGAAGCCTCAAGTTAATTGAAGTGAGGTCAATTTAAAGATCGGAAATTGCAGTTGTCGTACATATAAAGGGGGAAGGGGAATTGGGGGTTCCACATGACATGATCTGCATATATATCTCATCCTCACAGTCTCATACTGAGACATTGTCACATGCCTTCATTTGCCAAACGGTGTGCCATCTACCATTAAATCTTGTAAATGGCCCCAGTTTGCTTAGGTAACAATTATTTCCTAAAATCACAGGCCTCGATTGCTTCTTTATGTTTTTCTGTTTTCTTGTGGATCTATGGTTTGACTTTTAAGTGGTTGCCATTCATTTGCCTTTGTGGGTTGCACCATCCACCACCACCAACCCTCTTTCAGGATTCTTTACCAATGTCACTCGTCATTATTAAtccatttttttatatatagagaAGGAAGATTGTTAGTGTGATTAACGTAGTTATTTATTTAGTTCTAGTCTATTTCTTGCTGTAAGAGAAAAGAGAAATTACCTTGAATGTTtttttattggtcaggaattaCCTTGAATGTTATTgaacacattttttattttttggtattaGTGAACAcataattgaaaatttgaaatgcATGAGATTTAGATGCTCAAAGAAATAATAAGCTTATCCATGTGCAACAAACATTCTTTTTGGGTCCAGTCTTTGCTTCTTCCAAAAAGCTATTGCTTGAATGCAGAAGCCCAAGGACTTTTCTCTTTTCCCCCATTTTGTTAAAGCTTAAAACAGGCCCAATTTCACTGTAAAGGCAGGTCCATTGACAATTCACGCATGTCTTTTCTTAGGGCCCAATTGACACAATGAATGAACTGGCTAGCCTCTTCACCATGATTCGATGAAGGGTGAAGATGGACGGAgaaaatgaaaaattgaaaagaaattattGAGCTATaaagtaattaataatttaaCCAAAGGCAAAGTATTATTTTCGTATCTGACTTTTGGGATAAGTCTTAATTTGatctataatattttaaatattttattttagtttcaaaaaattttaaaggttctatttcatttttaaaaattctgaacGAATTTAATATTATCTTAGCGTTAAATTTGATATGAATAATTAGTATATTAAAAAatcaataatattttattttagtatgtaagTAAAAATGACACACCaacaattacaattttttttaattatagagTGCTGATGATTGATTACTagcatttgaatttttttttttacaaaaatgagATTAAGAAGAGAATGTGTTATAAAAAGATTTTTATTATGCTTTTCTAACACGCAGAATAAGATATGATTTAACAATAATGTTGTTAACgttcacatcacttatttcattaattattcgTATTAAATTTAATAATAGAACAACATTAAATATTTGAatctatttaaaatattaaagactaaattagaatttaatttaaatgttgataattaaaataatattttattttttgactaATTTAGATAATAGAAgtagaattaatttttttcaaatattagtattaaaaattgaattaaattaaatattataataattttaaaatttttgacaaatGTTAAGatggaaaatattttttatccttttttattttttttccatttttcttcttctcttattTTACCAAAAAGAGAGAAACAAAATTGTTACTGTATATTTGTTGGGACATCTCACATCAgtagcatttttatttttcttgtattAACAAGTTTCTTATGGGTCCACAGCGGGTTGGGCCAAGAACGCTCCATCCCCACCCTGCCCCGCTTCTCTGTAATCTTCTTTATTTGCCCCTTTGACTTTTGGTGCGTTTTAGTTGAAGCCCACTGACATGTCAGCTACCACACTTCATTCCTGTTATAgaactcatcatcatcatccaccaCTACACACTAGAATTTCAACCAGAATCAGATATTGTTCCTTCGTTATTAAtgtatttcttttaatttgagtGTGAAGCAAGGAAAAAGCAAAGAAGAATATAAATAGACCAAAAAGGACATGCGGTGTGCAGCTACTAGCTGCTAGTAGGTGTAACTAAGACGACGAATTTAGGTAAGGAAACATTAAAAAAAGAATACACGATGATGTAAATAATATGGATAGGTAGAGCAGAGCAATCTGAAATCCGAATACACCACACTTGGTTCATAAAATTCTAATCCAATCATATTCCTACGTTCATGATCCACAGGCCAACCAGGCCCACCCAACTTTACCACTGGGCTCACACTTTCTTTCAAGTTTCAACCTCAGCTGCCTCCACGCGCATTTTAGTGGCAACCTTTCTCTACTATAATCTTCTTCACCGGGCGGAAGCGCAAGTTAGTCGATCCCTTTAAACCAAGCTTAAACTGCCAAACGTGACAGCTTATAACTGAAAATGAAAATCATACATACTTTCTTGTAATACCTGAAATACCCCTACGATCTGGTTCCCTATTCAAAATCCCAAATTCATCTTGGATCACCCtcttgtctctctctctctctctctctctctggcacCTCATTTCTGCGGAGTGTTGTGTGTCACAGAGAGAGGGGTTCTTTGTTGTTGGCGCTTCTTCCTCTCCTCTCGTTGTTTCTCATGGAGCTTCAAGGTCCCTCAGATCAGTGCCATCCCGAGAGGAAAGGTCAGAAGAGGAAGCTCGAGGACGAGTTCGAAGAAGACCACCACCAGATCTCCACTCCTCCTACCGGCGACGCCCGCGACGCCATCCTTGCCGACGTCCAGGAGCAGGTTTCCATCCTCAACTCTACTTTCTCATGGAAGGAGTCAGATCGAGCCGCCGCCAAGCGCGCCACTCACGCGCTCGCCGATCTTGCCAAAAACGGTAAATCCTCCGTTCCTCTTCCTCGATCTCCTAGCGTGTTGCTCCCTTCGTTTCGGTTTTTGGCGAATTCGGTCGTGCATGTCTCTCGGTGTAAATCCTTCGGTGGTTGTGTCTTGCAGAGGAAGTGGTAAACGTGATTGTCGAAGGAGGAGCTATTCCGGCTTTGGTTCAGCACCTCCAAGCTCCCCTCGTGACGGAAGAAGACCTCGTTCAGAAGCTGTTGCCGTTTGAGCATGAGGTCGAGaaagggagtgcttttgcacttggaCTTCTTGCCGTCAAGGTAACTTCTACTCCCCCCTCCCCTAATATTAATTATTGTTTAGGAATTATTACATTAGAACTCATTTGTGCCGTGGATTTTGCACTCTGAGGTGTATCTGATGTTTGATATGATTCTGCAGAAGTGCAAATTAAGATTATGGTTATGCTTCGATAACTAACACTTACTAGATAATATATTCCTGTAATAAATTACCAGAAACGTTAGTTTATTTAAATTCTCTCACTCAGtgttaattttaaaatgttataTTTCTGTTTCTTGGGAACACTAGGAAAATAATAACCCAAATTATCTTATTTaacttaatatttataattttttttttataattttatgtaaTTAAGTCCAGTAATAATTAAGAAATGCAAAATAAATTAAGCAGTAATTAAGAAATGCAAATAAGATAACTTTAAGCTGTTTCGGGCTGATGTTATTGTAATTTCTAATATATAAGTAGATTAATAGAAGATTTATTTTACGTTAAATTATCTTACTCGTCGTTAATTATGTATTTCATTTAAAAATGTTATTGTTCCATTAAGGCTAGTTGTATTGttttttgtaaagctttgtggaagCCTCGAAGATGTCGCATGTTTCCTaaacttcctttttttttttcctttgcttGAAAATGCCTTCCCTTCTACAGCCTGAACATCAACAGCTCATTGTTGACAATGGTGCCTTAAAACACCTTGTTGATCTACTAAAGAGGCATAAGAATGGTTTAACATCTCGTGCCATTAATAGTCTCATTCGTAGGGCTGCAGACGCTATCACTAATCTTGCTCATGAGAACAGCTGCATTAAAACCCGAGTCAGGTTTGCTTCCTTATGGACTGTAATACATTTAATTTGGTTTGGAGTGATTATGTGTCATGATTACCTGGAATTGTTATGCAGGATGGAAGGTGGAATTCCGCCTCTTGTTCATTTGCTTGAATTTGCAGATACAAAGGTGCAGAGAGCAGCTGCTGGTGCATTGCGAACCCTTGCTTTTAAAAATGATGAAAATAAAAATCAGGTTGGTATTCTATGCTGAAAGTCGGGAATTTTGATTGACTGAAATGTCAGCTGAATAAGTAACAGAACCTTATGACAGATTGTTGAATGCAATGCTCTACCAACTCTGATTCTAATGCTTCGTGCTGAAGATGCAGCTATTCATTATGAAGCGGTATTGCCAGTGCAACCATAATTgctagattttgaaaaaattttgcgcAATGTTGGCATTGACACTTCACTTACTGGTCGCATGCAATGAATTTTATTGTATTACAGGTTGGTGTGATTGGAAATCTGGTCCATTCCTCCCCCAATATCAAGAAAGAAGTTCTTCTTGCTGGGGCTTTGCAACCTGTTATTGGATTGCTTAGGTATATTCTCAGCTTGGACCCTGGCAAGCTACTATTGCCCCCCTCCCCCTATCTTCTACTTGTTTTGATATTTATAGGACATATTGTTGAAAAGAATGTCCTTCTATTAATAAATACACTCTAATATTCATTTTATATTAACAGTTCTTGTTGCTCCGAGAGTCAGAGGGAAGCTGCCTTGTTGCTTGGACAGTTTGCTGCAACTGATTCAGATTGCAAGGTAAACAAAATATTAAGTGCACTATATGCATGTGTCCTTTCCTAAGGATGATAAAACTGAAGGTAGAAAGGGCAGCAAACCTAACACCTTTTATGCTTATTGACTGGATAGTGGAGAGGATATGCTTTATTGACTGGATAGTGGAGAGGATTACAAAAGATTGGAATTATGAACTTATTTGTTTGAGTTTCTTTGTATTACTTAATTCTTTGTTAAATAAGGATTCAGTTTTTCTCATTTTATTTGATAGGATACATGTTATCCTGTGTGTTCAATGCATCAGATAATATATCTCCATTCTTAATTCCTACCCTCTTTTTAACTTGAATTTTGTAGGTTCACATTGTACAGAGGGGTGCTGTTCGACCTCTGATAGAGATGCTCCATTCCCCTGATGTGCAGCTCAGAGAAATGTCTGCTTTTGCATTGGGGAGATTGGCCCAGGTTATTTTCCCTCTTTGTACCATGTGATAGTAAACTTGTTCAAGTTGTAAAGTCACCCACATATGAACGGAAACTTTTTCTCCCTTTTATATTCTGTGTTTGTCTCGTTATAATATAGTTTCTGAACATATCTtgtattagtttttaatttttagtgGCCTTAAATTTAATTGTGTAATATTAAATATTGAATCTTTTTAAATACGAGTGTTTTACTCTATATCTACATGTGAATGATTGATTTTTTCCAGCACCATAAcatttctttgcattgaaaatgTTTAATATTAAATTTCAGGACACACATAACCAAGCTGGTATTGCTCACAACGGTGGCTTAGTCCCTTTGCTGAAGCTCCTTGATTCGAAGAATGGGTCTTTGCAACATAATGCAGCCTTTGCTCTTTATGGCCTTGCAGATAATGAGGTGAGATATAGATGtaaaatttcaaataattaaGATATAGAAGTAATAAATATAGGAAATAATAATTAAGATATATGAATGTTTTCACTTGCATTAGAAAACTTAGTTATTTAAGCTAATGTTTATTAActatttttttgttcttttgttaTTCTATTTTGTTCATAGGATAATGTGTCAGATTTTATTAGGGTAGGCGGAATTCAGAGATTGCAGGATGGAGAATTCATTGTTCAAGTAAGTTTGCCTCTGTAATGCCTGGACATTAGCTTTGATATCAAGTTATCGCCNNNNNNNNNNNNNNNNNNNNNNNNNNNNNNNNNNNNNNNNNNNNNNNNNNNNNNNNNNNNNNNNNNNNNNNNNNNNNNNNNNNNNNNNNNNNNNNNNNNNNNNNNNNNNNNNNNNNNNNNNNNNNNNNNNNNNNNNNNNNNNNNNNNNNNNNNNNNNNNNNNNNNNNNNNNNNNNNNNNNNNNNNNNNNNNNNNNNNNNNNNNNNNNNNNNNNNNNNNNNNNNNNNNNNNNNNNNNNNNNNNNNNNNNNNNNNNNNNNNNNNNNNNNNNNNNNNNNNNNNNNNNNNNNNNNNNNNNNNNNNNNNNNNNNNNNNNNNNNNNNNNNNNNNNNNNNNNNNNNNNNNNNNNNNNNNNNNNNNNNNNNNNNNNNNNNNNNNNNNNNNNNNNNNNNNNNNNNNNNNNNNNNNNNNNNNNNNNNNNNNNNNNNNNNNNNNNNNNNNNNNNNNNNNNNNNNNNNNNNNNNNNNNNNNNNNNNNNNNNNNNNNNNNNNNNNNNNNNNNNNNNNNNNNNNNNNNNNNNNNNNNNNNNNNNNNNNNNNNNNNNNNNNNNNNNNNNNNNNNNNNNNNNNNNNNNNNNNNNNNNNNNNNNNNNNNNNNNNNNNNNNNNNNNNNNNNNNNNNNNNNNNNNNNNNNNNNNNNNNNNNNNNNNNNNNNNNNNNNNNNNNNNNNNNNNNNNNNNNNNNNNNNNNNNNNNNNNNNNNNNNNNNNNNNNNNNNNNNNNNNNNNNNNNNNNNNNNNNNNNNNNNNNNNNNNNNNNNNNNNNNNNNNNNNNNNNNNNNNNNNNNNNNNNNNNNNNNNNNNNNNNNNNNNNNNNNNNNNNNNNNNNNNNNNNNNNNNNNNNNNNNNNNNNNNNNNNNNNNNNNNNNNNNNNNNNNNNNNNNNNNNNNNNNNNNNNNNNNNNNNNNNNNNNNNNNNNNNNNNNNNNNNNNNNNNNNNNNNNNNNNNNNNNNNNNNNNNNNNNNNNNNNNNNNNNNNNNNNNNNNNNNNNNNNNNNNNNNNNNNNNNNNNNNNNNNNNNNNNNNNNNNNNNNNNNNNNNNNNNNNNNNNNNNNNNNNNNNNNNNNNNNNNNNGTACAAATCAAATATGCCACCTGATTGCATATGACTTATAAATTCTTCATACTGGAAAATAGAAGGTTGATCATGGACATGTAACATATGTTGATCTATGTGGGATTGGTTTCTATTGCAGGCAACTAAAGATTGTGTTGCAAAGACATTGAAAAGATTGGAAGAGAAGATACATGGCCGTGTAAGCAAAACTTCGCTTAGACAGGATAATTTAAAAAGTTTTTGGTAGTAATTAACATGGAAATGACGAGTGCTACTACTGAATCAAATTGTCAGAACCTCAAGTTCTATACAATTACCGAGCCTTATCCCATGTTTTATATTTCATTGCAATTTCTAATCAGTTATGTTCATCTGTGTAGGTGTTGAACCATTTGCTATATCTGATGCGAGTTTCAGAGAAGGCCTTCCAGAGAAGAGTGGCTTTGGCTCTTGCTCATCTTTGTGCAGCAGAGGatcagaaaaaaatatttatcgatCACCATGGTATGTTTCTGTTAAGTATCTAAGGAAAGTGGGAAACCACACCTTAAAAGCTAGCTGATAAAGGGGAAGAACCACTCTCCTTATATATAACATCAAGCATCCCATACACCCGATGTGCGACTTTGGGCACCCCATGATACCCAAGTCCCTAACAGTTTCATCTCAGTCATATCTTTTACAGAAGTTTGATATATATTATTAGTTGTATAGACTCCATTTGGTGGGTCCATCATTTCTTGTTATTGATGCTGAGTATATGTGCTGTAGGTCTTGAGTTGCTTATTGGGCTGCTTGGTTCATCCAGCCCTAAGCAGCAACTAGAGGGGGCTGTTGCTTTGTTTAAGGTGGCTAACAAAGCTATGACTCTGTCTCCTGTTGATGCTGCTCCTCCTTCTCCAACACCCCAGGTAGTCTTATATAGAAGTCATTTTCCTCAGTCTTTGTAATCGGCGCTGCTTAGAGTTacagaattttattttattttttctagtattttcatATAATCTCAACAGGCTGCTTGCATTTGATTATTTTGGTTCTAAACTTTATTTCCGTTTGTTTTTTATTGAGGATAGATGGTATTGATTAGATTCAACTTGAGGTTGAAATTTTTAATACATGTATTTTTGTGTTGGGCATGTGAACTTTTGATATTTATTCTGTATAAAGATGATTTGAATACCTTAGCGATGGGGTCTAGTTATAACTTAGAACCTTGGTCCACATCTACTGCCTCTATTTCTTGTCTAAATAATCTAGAATAAGATGCTTCTAGAAGTTAGAATCTGAGATCATATACTTTTCTTCCTTTTGCAGGTCTATTTAGGAGAGCAATATGTC carries:
- the LOC107643258 gene encoding ARM REPEAT PROTEIN INTERACTING WITH ABF2 isoform X2 — its product is MELQGPSDQCHPERKGQKRKLEDEFEEDHHQISTPPTGDARDAILADVQEQVSILNSTFSWKESDRAAAKRATHALADLAKNEEVVNVIVEGGAIPALVQHLQAPLVTEEDLVQKLLPFEHEVEKGSAFALGLLAVKPEHQQLIVDNGALKHLVDLLKRHKNGLTSRAINSLIRRAADAITNLAHENSCIKTRVRMEGGIPPLVHLLEFADTKVQRAAAGALRTLAFKNDENKNQIVECNALPTLILMLRAEDAAIHYEAVGVIGNLVHSSPNIKKEVLLAGALQPVIGLLSSCCSESQREAALLLGQFAATDSDCKVHIVQRGAVRPLIEMLHSPDVQLREMSAFALGRLAQDTHNQAGIAHNGGLVPLLKLLDSKNGSLQHNAAFALYGLADNEDNVSDFIRVGGIQRLQDGEFIVQATKDCVAKTLKRLEEKIHGRVLNHLLYLMRVSEKAFQRRVALALAHLCAAEDQKKIFIDHHGLELLIGLLGSSSPKQQLEGAVALFKVANKAMTLSPVDAAPPSPTPQVYLGEQYVNNSTLSDVTFLVEGKRFFAHRICLLASSDAFRAMFDGGYREKDARDIEIPNIRWEVFELMMRFIYTGSVDVTLDIAQDLLRAADQYLLEGLKRHCEYTIAQDISLENVSSMYELSEAFNAISLRHACILFILEQFDKLSARPGHTLLIQRITPEIRNYFVKALTKANSNTQL
- the LOC107643258 gene encoding ARM REPEAT PROTEIN INTERACTING WITH ABF2 isoform X1 — encoded protein: MELQGPSDQCHPERKGQKRKLEDEFEEDHHQISTPPTGDARDAILADVQEQVSILNSTFSWKESDRAAAKRATHALADLAKNEEVVNVIVEGGAIPALVQHLQAPLVTEEDLVQKLLPFEHEVEKGSAFALGLLAVKPEHQQLIVDNGALKHLVDLLKRHKNGLTSRAINSLIRRAADAITNLAHENSCIKTRVRMEGGIPPLVHLLEFADTKVQRAAAGALRTLAFKNDENKNQIVECNALPTLILMLRAEDAAIHYEAVGVIGNLVHSSPNIKKEVLLAGALQPVIGLLSSCCSESQREAALLLGQFAATDSDCKVHIVQRGAVRPLIEMLHSPDVQLREMSAFALGRLAQDTHNQAGIAHNGGLVPLLKLLDSKNGSLQHNAAFALYGLADNEDNVSDFIRVGGIQRLQDGEFIVQATKDCVAKTLKRLEEKIHGRVLNHLLYLMRVSEKAFQRRVALALAHLCAAEDQKKIFIDHHGLELLIGLLGSSSPKQQLEGAVALFKVANKAMTLSPVDAAPPSPTPQVYLGEQYVNNSTLSDVTFLVEGKRFFAHRICLLASSDAFRAMFDGGYREKDARDIEIPNIRWEVFELMMRFIYTGSVDVTLDIAQDLLRAADQYLLEGLKRHCEYTIAQDISLENVSSMYELSEAFNAISLRHACILFILEQFDKLSARPGYLPNSFQSFALFFFPPRHTLLIQRITPEIRNYFVKALTKANSNTQL
- the LOC107643258 gene encoding ARM REPEAT PROTEIN INTERACTING WITH ABF2 isoform X3, which codes for MELQGPSDQCHPERKGQKRKLEDEFEEDHHQISTPPTGDARDAILADVQEQVSILNSTFSWKESDRAAAKRATHALADLAKNEEVVNVIVEGGAIPALVQHLQAPLVTEEDLVQKLLPFEHEVEKGSAFALGLLAVKPEHQQLIVDNGALKHLVDLLKRHKNGLTSRAINSLIRRAADAITNLAHENSCIKTRVRMEGGIPPLVHLLEFADTKVQRAAAGALRTLAFKNDENKNQIVECNALPTLILMLRAEDAAIHYEAVGVIGNLVHSSPNIKKEVLLAGALQPVIGLLSSCCSESQREAALLLGQFAATDSDCKVHIVQRGAVRPLIEMLHSPDVQLREMSAFALGRLAQDTHNQAGIAHNGGLVPLLKLLDSKNGSLQHNAAFALYGLADNEDNVSDFIRVGGIQRLQDGEFIVQATKDCVAKTLKRLEEKIHGRVLNHLLYLMRVSEKAFQRRVALALAHLCAAEDQKKIFIDHHGLELLIGLLGSSSPKQQLEGAVALFKVANKAMTLSPVDAAPPSPTPQVYLGEQYVNNSTLSDVTFLVEGKRFFAHRICLLASSDAFRAMFDGGYREKDARDIEIPNIRWEVFELMMRFIYTGSVDVTLDIAQDLLRAADQYLLEGLKRHCEYTIAQTHTSDSADNSRDPELLC